From the Methanoculleus caldifontis genome, the window GGCCCCATCTTGTTTAAGGCCTCAAGCTGCTTGTACATGTCCCGGAGGGTGAACTTCCCCTTGAGCATCGCGTTGACGTCGATCTCCTCGGCCGAGACCGCCTCCTCCGCCCGCTCGACGAGGGCTTTCAAGTCCCCCATGCCGAGCAGCCGGGAGATGAACCCGTCCGGGTCGAACCGTTCGAGGTCCTCGATCGTCTCGCCGCTCCCGATGAAGACGATCCCGCTCTGAGTCTCCGAGACCGCCGAGAGCGCGCCGCCGCCCCGGGCGGTGCCGTCCATCTTCGTCACGAGGACGCCGTCGATCCCGATCGCCGCGTGGAACCGGCGGGCCTGCTCGCTCGCCTGCTGGCCGAGCGCCGCGTCGATCACGAGCCACCGGTGGTCGGCATGCGAGGTCTCGTTGATGTTGATGATCTCCTCGATCAGGTTCTCCTCGAGGGCGTGCCTTCCCTGAGTGTCGACGATGATGACCTCGTAGAGCTTGCGGAACTTCGGGAGGCCCTCGCGGACGATCTTGAGCGCGTCCTGCTCCTTCGGGTCCCCAAAACAGGGGACGCTGATCCGGTCGCAGAGCGTCTTCAACTGCTCGTAGGCGCCCGGCCGGAAGGTATCGGCGCAGATCACACCGACCCGCAGGCCTTTGCGCTGGAAGTAGCGGGCGAGCTTTGCGGTCGTCGTGGTCTTGCCGCTCCCCTGCAGGCCGGCCATCAGGATCGTCTGGGGGCCGAGCGTCACTTCGCCCGGTTTTCCCATCAGGCGGACGAGCTCCTGGTAGACGATCCGGAGGACGTGCTCGCGCACGCCCATCCCTTTCGGCGGCTCCTCATCGAGGGCACGCTGCTTGATCGCCTGCGAGAGCTGCATCACGAGTTTGACGTTGACGTCGGACTGAAGGAGCGCCCGCTGGAGGTCGCGGACCAGTTCGTCGACGGCGGCCCGGTCGATCACCGTCTTGCCGGCGAGCTTCTTGACCGCGTCTTTTAAGGACGCGCCGAGGTTGTCGAGCATCAGGCCTCCTCCCCCAGGAGTTCGTCGACCACGACCCGGGGTTTGAACGGCATGATGTCATCGTAGCCCTGGCCGACCCCGAGGAAGAGGATCGGTTTGCCCACCGTGTGCGCAACCGAGATGGCCGCGCCGCCCTTCGGGTCCATGTCCGCCTTCGTCAGGACGACCGCGTCGGTCCCGACGGCCTTGTTGAACTCGTCGGCCCGGATGACCGCGTCGTTGCCCGCAACCGCCTCGTCGACGTAGACGACGAGGTCGGGCTTCATGACCCGCCGGATCTTCTCGAGCTGGTTCATGAGGTTCGCCCGGTTGTGGAACCGGCCGGCCGTATCGGCGAGGACGACGTCGATCCCGTGCGCCTTTGCGTACTGGACGGTGTCGTAGAGAACCGCCGAGGGGTCGGCGCCCGCCTGGTGCTGGATGGTCTTGATGCCGAGACGGTCGGCGTGAGTCCGGATCTGCTCGATCGCGCCCGCACGGAAGGTATCCCCAGCGCCGATCACGACCGTAAAGCCGTTCTTCTGGAGGTAATGGCCGACCTTGGCGACGGTCGTCGTCTTCCCGGTCCCGTTCACGCCGGTGAAGAGGATCTTCACGGGCCGTTCGTGCTCGCGGACGTAGTGCAGGAGGTCGAGCCCGTCGCCGAGCACTCCGCAGAGCGCCGAGCGCAGGGTGGAGGCCACCAGATCGTCGACCGAGGCCCCGATCTTCCGGTGCCGACCCACGAGGTCGCCACGCATGCGGGCGATGATCTCGTCCGTGACCGGGAGCGCGACGTCGTTCTCGAGGAGGACCATCTCGAGCTCCATCAGGGGCTCCTCGATGTCCTTCTCCTGGAGGAGGACTTCACGCTCTTTGACGAGAACCTTCAACCTGTTGAAAAACGTGGGCGCCTCCCGCTTCTCCTCCGCGGTTGCCTCCCTTGCGGCCGGAGCCGCCGGAGCGGCCGCCGGTTCGGGGGAGACGGGAGAAGAAGGAGAGGGAGAGGGCGCGGCCTCTGCAGCCTCCGGCAGTGCAGGTTGCTCGACCGCCGGCGGTGCCGGCTCGGCCGCGGCAACCTCCTCGATGTTCGAGGTGAACTTGGTCCTGATATTCTGAAGTTTCTTCTTTAAAGAATCGAACATTATCAGCTTCCGCCCTGACCTGCCTGAGCCTGCCGGGCCCCCCGGTAGGCCGCCTCCAGGCGGCGGGAGATCTCCGTTGCCTGCCCCTGCAACTGCTCGACCGAACCTGCGACCTTCTTTCCGAGGGCCTCAAGTTCGGTGATCCGATCCTGGAGATACTCCATGGCCTCCGCACCGGCGCGCTCGACCGAGACATCGGCGCCGATGTTCACGAGAACGTGTCCGGCATCGAGCACCTTCACCCGCAGAAGGGCACCGCCCCCGATGGGGAGGAGGACGACGCCGTCTTCGGTCTCCGTGATGGCCCGGAGGGTCTCGATGGCGGCGGCGGCCTCAAGGCGCTGCTGCTCGATCATCGAGAGCTGTTGCGTCAGGATCTCGATCTGCTGCCCGTACTCGTTTAAGTACATCTGGAGGGTCTGTATCTCGCGAGGATCTGCCTGTTCCACGTTATTCACCAGCTACTACGTTAACCGTCTCGATGGTGATATAATTTCTCTTCAGGCGGTGTTTGCTTCCGATCACCGCGAGAACCCTCTCTTTTGCCTGGTTCTCGTTCGGGGCCCCGATGACCTTGCGGTACGGTTTCCACGTGTCGTTGATCTTGCACGCGCCTACAACTTCAAACATCTGGTTCTCCATGACACTTCACTCCAAAAATCCAAAGACTTCCTCAATTCGTCCGAGCTCGAACCCGGTCGTGACCGACCCGGCAATGTACCCCTTGCTGTTCGCAAGGAGCCCGGTCCCCACGAGCCCGGTCCCCATGTTGACCGACCCGAGGCCGATCGGGAGCTCGACCACCCGCTCGAGGGCGGCGATCTCCGACTCGTTCGCTCTCGGGTGGACGAGGATACCGCGGTTCGTCGCAAATGCGGCCATGCCGACGGTCTTGATGCCGCCGAGCGAGAGCCGGACTACCGGCACAGAGAGGAACGACCCGATCTCCTCGGCGACACCGATCTCCATCTCCGGGTGGACGGCGGCAACGTAGTCGTTTGCGAGGATGACGTTGCCGGCAGCGTTCATGGACCCTCCGAGCCGGAAGACCTCACGGTATTCCTCGAGGACCGCCACTTCCTCGGCGGCGGCAAGATCGCTGACGATCATGCCCTGGCTGTTTCCCGCAACAAGCGATCCGATGATGCTGCTTCCCTGGATGGTGGTGGTTACGATCTCGACATCGAGTTCCCGTGCGAGAGCTTCAGTGAACTCTTCCGGAGCTCCGGGATACACGATAGCGATATCCTCAAAGACGCGGGCGTAGACACCGATGTTCGGATCGCCGGTGAGATCGATCGTCCCTGTCATTTCACTCCTCGGCGAGCTCGGCCTGGACCTGCCCGTCCTCGAACTTCATCGCGCGGACGCGAATCTTTCTCGGGGGCTTCTCGCTGCCGTGCTCCCAGACCTTCTCGTTGATGCTCTTATCCAGCTTGATCTCTTCGCTCTTCATGTGCCGTACGAGGAACGCCCTGATGTCCTTGACGGCGGTGTTGCACCGCTTCCACCGGGGCGCACGCTTCACTTCGCGGAGCGGAATGATATAGATATGTTCTTTCAATGCCTCTGCCATAGCCCTACACCTTTAAGCTGCTCCGTCTCCAGTTGCGCCGCTTGGGGTGCGACGCGACTGCACGGTTGGTCCTGATCATCACCCATGCAGGCACGCGGCGGTTCTGCTCGCATGCCTTCGCCAGCCGGATCTTCCGGCCCTTCATCAACTTGCTCATGATTCTCACTCTTATATCTTTCAGGTCTCTCTCAGCCCGACCACCAGCGACTGCAGGTGGCGGGGAGGGAAGAACGGAGCCAGATCGATGCCGCGTTCAAGGATCGCCGAGCGAATTTCTCCTTCGTAGTCGCCGTTCCCGATGCTCCCGGTCTCCCCATACCGGATCACGAGCAGCCTGCCCGCGAGGCGTTCCACCTCCGTCTTCCCGTAGCCGAGGAGCGGCCGGATATAGGAGCGGCCCGTGGTCATCTCCAGGTGCTGGACCTCGGAGCGCTCGAGCCGGGGGACCCGGTCCTCCCGGCGGGTGCCGTCGCCGACCACCTCATACTCGTCGAGGAGGGCCTCGACCGCCGCCCGGTGGACCAGGTTGATAGCATCGTTCGGGTAACCGCACGTAAGGAGCAGGTCGACGGCCTCCTCAAGGAGGTCTCGTCCGAGCACTCTCTTCCTGAAGGGGAGATGCAGAGCGGCTGCAGCAGCCTGCACCGCCGGGACCTCGCGGCAGGGGTCGAATACGCAGGTATTCAACTCCACGCCGTAGTCGCGCGCGAGCATGAGCGCCGCGAGCGAACTGTCTTTCCCTCCTGAGAAGAGCACACCCGCTTCCATTACTTCCGCGTGATCCTGAACTCTTTCTTCGACGGCGTCAACTGGGCCAGCAGACCCTTCAACTGCTCGTCGTTGATCCGCTGCCGGATCCTGCCGCTCTGGGCCAGCATCACCAGTTGCTGCTCGACCGCTTTCGCAAACTCAGGCCGGGTCAACTTGATGGTATTGAGCCTCTCCCTCGCTTCGGGTTCAAGGATCTCCATAAGCATGACGCGGATCTGCGATTCGATCTGCTGCTGGCGCTGCGCCTCGTCTTCCATCGTCTGCTGATCCATCGCCTGCCGTTGCATCTGTTCCATCTTCCGGCGGCGGAGTTCCGCGAGTTCGTCGTCTACCATCAGTCACACCACCGGTCGATCAGTATTTCAGAAGTCCGGGCGCGTTCTGTGCAGCCTGGGGCTTCAGACCGTTTGCAACATTGTCGAGGAACGATCTCCCCGCCGCAGTGACCACACGCCCCTCATTCGCATGGGAGACGTATCCGGCCGCTTCGAGCTGCTGGAAGACCTTCCGGGCGATGGAACCGCTTCCCTTCCGGAAGTGGCTCGGGGCCGAGCCGCGGTCGCGGTTGCCGCCGTAGATGGAGCGCATCCTCTGGGCACCCACCGGGCCGTCGGTGTAGATACGCCGGAAGATCGCCGCCGCACGCACATACCACCAGTCGTCATTCTCGGGGGGCATCTCTTTGTGTACCCCCGTCTTTGCAAAAGCGGCCCATCCAGGGGGCTGAATCTGCGGGTTTTTCTTGAGTTCTTCTGCCACCTGCCGGATGAACATGTCGGCAGGGATGTCGTATACAGTCGTCATAGATGAACCTCACTATCGCTAACAGTCTTTACATATTCGTCCAGTGATGTTTTATATATTTCGAGAATCCCGCCCGGGAGATCGGCCTCGCCGCTCCGTGAGAACGAGAGTCCGCCCCCTGACCTCGGCGAGGACCGCGCCGGCCGATGCGGCTATCGCCTCGGGATCGACCTCCGTATTCCGGAGCCACCTGACCTTGACGACCTTCCGGTCTTTGATCTGGCGCCGGATCTCTTCGATCATGACGTTCGTAATACCACGCTTCCCCACCCAGATGGTGGGTTTGAGATCCTGAAATGATTCTTTGCTCATGGTTGAGGTCTCCCGACCGGATACCGCGACCGGTGTCCGCAGGCAAGGCAGGTGATTATCACGCACCCGCGGTGAATCCTGACCCGGGCATTCGATCCCGGCACCAGGTAAGTGCTGCACCGGCGGCAGAACCGGCGTTTCAGCGGCCGCTCGATCCGTACGCGGTGGCGCATCCCGATCTTTCGCGCGAGCTCCACGCACCGGTTGCTCCACCCGGGATTCTCCGGGTAAAACTCGGCTGCCCGCGCAAAAAGGAGAGCGATCCTCTCCCGGGCGAGCCTCCGGGAGCCCGATCTTCGTGTCGTATCTGCCATATCTGTTCCAACAGGTAGTGGGTCTTGAGGTTGGAGGCGGAAGAATATATAAGAATTTGATGGACCGGGTCAGCGGACCCGCACCCGCCGGCCGCTGACCTCCAGGCGGCCCTCGCAGAAGAGCTTCACGGCAAGCGGAAGCGCCGCGTGCTCCTCGACCAGAATCCGGTCGGCGAGCGTCGACTCGTCGTCGTCGGGGAGGACCGGCACGCACCGCTGGATGACGATGGGGCCGGTGTCGGTCCCCTCGTCGACGAGGTGGACGGTGCAGCCTGCGACCTTCACCCCGTACTCGATCGCCTGCCGCTGCGCGTGCAGCCCGGTGAACGCCGGGAGCAGGGCGGGGTGGATGTTCATCATCCGGCCCGCAAACTCGTGGACGATCCCGGTCCCGAGGATCCGCATGTAGCCGGCGAGGACGAAGAGGTCCGCCCGGCAGTTCCGCATTGCGGCGAGGAGAGCATCCTCGTAGGCGGCTCTCGTCGGGAACCGTGCATACTCGACGACCGTCACCGGGATCCCGGCGGCTTTCGCCCGCTCGATCGCGTAAGCCCGGGGGTTGTCGGTGACGAGACCGACGCAGATCGCCGGGATCTCACCGGCCGCGATGGCGTCGATCACCGCCTGAAAGTTCGACCCCCTTCCCGAGGCGAGCACTGCGATCCGTTTCCTGTTAAGAGGTTTCTCTCCATCCATAGGTATCATGCTCCGGATATCACCGGGCTTCATCCGGCACGGCCGACGGCGCGATGGTCATCTTCACCTTGACGAGC encodes:
- a CDS encoding signal recognition particle protein Srp54 produces the protein MLDNLGASLKDAVKKLAGKTVIDRAAVDELVRDLQRALLQSDVNVKLVMQLSQAIKQRALDEEPPKGMGVREHVLRIVYQELVRLMGKPGEVTLGPQTILMAGLQGSGKTTTTAKLARYFQRKGLRVGVICADTFRPGAYEQLKTLCDRISVPCFGDPKEQDALKIVREGLPKFRKLYEVIIVDTQGRHALEENLIEEIININETSHADHRWLVIDAALGQQASEQARRFHAAIGIDGVLVTKMDGTARGGGALSAVSETQSGIVFIGSGETIEDLERFDPDGFISRLLGMGDLKALVERAEEAVSAEEIDVNAMLKGKFTLRDMYKQLEALNKMGPLKQIMSMLPLGGMQIPDDAYDITSTKMQRYKVMMDSMTASELDDPSVIGSSRIQRISRGAGVSTDDVRDLIKYYKIMQRALKGMRGMSGGKFNMQRMMKKFGRNQ
- the ftsY gene encoding signal recognition particle-docking protein FtsY, with amino-acid sequence MFDSLKKKLQNIRTKFTSNIEEVAAAEPAPPAVEQPALPEAAEAAPSPSPSSPVSPEPAAAPAAPAAREATAEEKREAPTFFNRLKVLVKEREVLLQEKDIEEPLMELEMVLLENDVALPVTDEIIARMRGDLVGRHRKIGASVDDLVASTLRSALCGVLGDGLDLLHYVREHERPVKILFTGVNGTGKTTTVAKVGHYLQKNGFTVVIGAGDTFRAGAIEQIRTHADRLGIKTIQHQAGADPSAVLYDTVQYAKAHGIDVVLADTAGRFHNRANLMNQLEKIRRVMKPDLVVYVDEAVAGNDAVIRADEFNKAVGTDAVVLTKADMDPKGGAAISVAHTVGKPILFLGVGQGYDDIMPFKPRVVVDELLGEEA
- the pfdA gene encoding prefoldin subunit alpha translates to MNNVEQADPREIQTLQMYLNEYGQQIEILTQQLSMIEQQRLEAAAAIETLRAITETEDGVVLLPIGGGALLRVKVLDAGHVLVNIGADVSVERAGAEAMEYLQDRITELEALGKKVAGSVEQLQGQATEISRRLEAAYRGARQAQAGQGGS
- the rpl18a gene encoding 50S ribosomal protein L18Ae — protein: MENQMFEVVGACKINDTWKPYRKVIGAPNENQAKERVLAVIGSKHRLKRNYITIETVNVVAGE
- a CDS encoding translation initiation factor IF-6 codes for the protein MTGTIDLTGDPNIGVYARVFEDIAIVYPGAPEEFTEALARELDVEIVTTTIQGSSIIGSLVAGNSQGMIVSDLAAAEEVAVLEEYREVFRLGGSMNAAGNVILANDYVAAVHPEMEIGVAEEIGSFLSVPVVRLSLGGIKTVGMAAFATNRGILVHPRANESEIAALERVVELPIGLGSVNMGTGLVGTGLLANSKGYIAGSVTTGFELGRIEEVFGFLE
- a CDS encoding 50S ribosomal protein L31e encodes the protein MAEALKEHIYIIPLREVKRAPRWKRCNTAVKDIRAFLVRHMKSEEIKLDKSINEKVWEHGSEKPPRKIRVRAMKFEDGQVQAELAEE
- a CDS encoding 50S ribosomal protein L39e, whose protein sequence is MSKLMKGRKIRLAKACEQNRRVPAWVMIRTNRAVASHPKRRNWRRSSLKV
- a CDS encoding DUF7411 family protein, which translates into the protein MEAGVLFSGGKDSSLAALMLARDYGVELNTCVFDPCREVPAVQAAAAALHLPFRKRVLGRDLLEEAVDLLLTCGYPNDAINLVHRAAVEALLDEYEVVGDGTRREDRVPRLERSEVQHLEMTTGRSYIRPLLGYGKTEVERLAGRLLVIRYGETGSIGNGDYEGEIRSAILERGIDLAPFFPPRHLQSLVVGLRET
- a CDS encoding DNA-binding protein, with the protein product MVDDELAELRRRKMEQMQRQAMDQQTMEDEAQRQQQIESQIRVMLMEILEPEARERLNTIKLTRPEFAKAVEQQLVMLAQSGRIRQRINDEQLKGLLAQLTPSKKEFRITRK
- a CDS encoding 30S ribosomal protein S19e, which produces MTTVYDIPADMFIRQVAEELKKNPQIQPPGWAAFAKTGVHKEMPPENDDWWYVRAAAIFRRIYTDGPVGAQRMRSIYGGNRDRGSAPSHFRKGSGSIARKVFQQLEAAGYVSHANEGRVVTAAGRSFLDNVANGLKPQAAQNAPGLLKY
- a CDS encoding YhbY family RNA-binding protein is translated as MSKESFQDLKPTIWVGKRGITNVMIEEIRRQIKDRKVVKVRWLRNTEVDPEAIAASAGAVLAEVRGRTLVLTERRGRSPGRDSRNI
- a CDS encoding ribonuclease P protein component 4, with protein sequence MADTTRRSGSRRLARERIALLFARAAEFYPENPGWSNRCVELARKIGMRHRVRIERPLKRRFCRRCSTYLVPGSNARVRIHRGCVIITCLACGHRSRYPVGRPQP
- the purN gene encoding phosphoribosylglycinamide formyltransferase, producing the protein MDGEKPLNRKRIAVLASGRGSNFQAVIDAIAAGEIPAICVGLVTDNPRAYAIERAKAAGIPVTVVEYARFPTRAAYEDALLAAMRNCRADLFVLAGYMRILGTGIVHEFAGRMMNIHPALLPAFTGLHAQRQAIEYGVKVAGCTVHLVDEGTDTGPIVIQRCVPVLPDDDESTLADRILVEEHAALPLAVKLFCEGRLEVSGRRVRVR